A region from the Vicia villosa cultivar HV-30 ecotype Madison, WI linkage group LG3, Vvil1.0, whole genome shotgun sequence genome encodes:
- the LOC131659001 gene encoding uncharacterized protein LOC131659001 codes for MNSEQVKAEEELMEARRMFNKSKSKKVYQRAWMMYFMETESNVEHAAFLVYWLSRFVFPADSYDTILKSVVPIAIHLAHGNRIALAPAVLACIYRDLSLLNSVITKNTTSTMKSLRVTIWSPFQLVQVWALERFLALKPRRYTIGHGLPEVARWGGVKVFKNKNLKKDLDCAGFGNGFLWQPYENSPCVEVYNEKDMWKCYNPYLEEELHSFGMCLRACELVGMGCSEKYLPHRVAMQFGMDQDIPDNVAFCEKDPWVSYSQPTALVDIDLIIQLCSNKPGVTSRYYDWWKQSKLNKERDNKRVKVEKHEREGFDKEDDLFVYEISSSDEEDHLLVYELLSSDDEVVENGKALSSHEFGAFRSSNVGEINSQYCDRNGEKEECVNPFTLDVEFDLEKRIEKLEKVICELKEARFGSRP; via the coding sequence ATGAACAGTGAGCAAGTAAAAGCAGAAGAGGAGTTAatggaagcaagaagaatgtttaATAAGTCTAAATCTAAAAAAGTGTATCAGAGGGCATGGATGATGTATTTTATGGAGACTGAAAGCAATGTGGAGCATGCAGCTTTTTTGGTTTATTGGTTATCAAGGTTTGTTTTTCCTGCAGATTCATATGATACTATTTTGAAAAGTGTTGTTCCTATTGCAATACATTTAGCTCATGGGAATAGAATAGCCCTTGCACCTGCTGTTTTAGCTTGTATTtatagagatttgagtttacttaatagcgtcattacaaaaaataccACATCAACTATGAAGAGTTTAAGAGTAACTATTTGGTCTCCTTTTCAATTGGTTCAAGTATGGGCTTTAGAGAGGTTTTTAGCTCTTAAACCACGCCGTTATACAATAGGCCATGGTTTACCAGAGGTGGCTAGATGGGGTGGtgttaaagtatttaaaaataaaaacttgaAAAAGGACTTGGATTGTGCAGGATTTGGAAATGGTTTTTTGTGGCAACCATACGAGAATTCACCATGTGTTGAAGTTTATAATGAAAAAGATATGTGGAAATGTTATAATCCTTATTTAGAAGAAGAGCTACATTCGTTTGGGATGTGTTTGAGGGCCTGTGAGTTGGTTGGTATGGGATGTAGTGAGAAGTACTTACCACATCGTGTCGCTATGCAGTTTGGTATGGATCAAGACATTCCAGATAATGTTGCTTTTTGTGAGAAGGATCCTTGGGTGAGTTATAGCCAGCCAACAGCATTGGTGGATATTGATTTGATCATTCAGTTGTGCTCTAACAAGCCCGGTGTTACTTCTAGATACTATGATTGGTGGAAGCAATCGAAATTAAATAAGGAAAGAGATAACAAGAGAGTGAAGGTTGAGAAACATGAAAGGGAAGGTTTTGATAAAGAGGATGATTTGTTTGTTTATGAAATATCAAGTTCTGATGAAGAAGATCATTTGTTAGTTTATGAACTATTAAGTTCTGATGATGAAGTAGTTGAAAATGGAAAGGCTTTATCTAGTCATGAATTTGGTGCTTTTAGATCATCAAATGTGGGTGAAATTAATAGTCAATATTGTGATAGAAATGGGGAAAAAGAGGAATGTGTTAATCCTTTTACATTAGATGTGGAATTTGATCTTGAAAAGAGGattgaaaagcttgaaaaagtGATATGTGAGCTTAAAGAAGCAAGATTTGGCAGTAGGCCATAG